One window of Saprospiraceae bacterium genomic DNA carries:
- a CDS encoding DUF1905 domain-containing protein: protein MHHFKAPIEKFKKQGEKTGWTYIDIPQAVAEKINPGVRKSFRIKGTLDQFAFEGYNILPMGEGNFILPLNNHIRKAIRKKQGDVISVSIEYDPTEYTLNADFQECLEIEPAAAVFFKTLTRAHQNYFSKWIESAKTSNTRQQRIAEAINALRQKQAYPEMMRARKKEL from the coding sequence ATGCATCATTTTAAAGCCCCCATCGAAAAATTTAAAAAACAAGGTGAAAAAACCGGATGGACCTATATTGACATTCCACAAGCGGTTGCAGAAAAAATAAATCCGGGAGTTCGCAAATCGTTTCGCATTAAAGGTACGTTAGACCAGTTTGCATTTGAAGGATATAATATACTCCCAATGGGGGAAGGAAATTTTATTCTGCCCCTCAATAACCACATTCGCAAAGCCATACGAAAAAAACAGGGTGACGTAATTTCCGTTAGCATCGAATACGATCCAACTGAATACACCTTGAATGCTGATTTTCAGGAATGCCTTGAAATCGAACCCGCTGCCGCTGTTTTTTTTAAAACACTGACCCGAGCCCATCAAAATTATTTTAGCAAATGGATCGAAAGTGCAAAAACATCCAACACCCGTCAACAACGAATTGCCGAAGCCATCAATGCCCTACGCCAAAAACAAGCTTATCCAGAAATGATGCGTGCCAGGAAAAAGGAATTGTAA
- the phbB gene encoding acetoacetyl-CoA reductase has product MSFKEVKDKNIALVTGATGGLGTAMCQKLLDDGFFVVANYRNEETASRWHDKNFALGYDCAMVKGDVTSFDEVGDMVRSIKEQYGPVAVLINNAGITRDTPIWKMQLSQWQEVINTNLNSAFYCVRHVIEDMIAKGYGRIINISSVNGQRGQFGQTNYSAAKAGMHGFTKSLAMEVAKKGITVNTISPGYIATDMVMAVREEVRNKIVEQIPMGRLGGTEEIAHLVSFLASEKSAYITGANYAINGGQHVY; this is encoded by the coding sequence ATGAGTTTTAAAGAAGTAAAAGATAAAAACATCGCTCTGGTCACTGGAGCAACCGGAGGATTGGGTACGGCCATGTGTCAAAAATTATTGGATGATGGTTTTTTTGTAGTAGCCAATTACCGGAATGAAGAAACTGCATCCCGATGGCATGATAAGAATTTTGCATTAGGTTATGATTGTGCAATGGTCAAAGGGGATGTAACCTCTTTTGATGAAGTGGGGGATATGGTACGCTCAATAAAAGAACAATACGGACCGGTTGCCGTATTAATCAATAATGCTGGGATTACCCGGGATACCCCAATTTGGAAAATGCAATTGAGTCAATGGCAGGAAGTAATTAATACAAATTTAAACAGTGCGTTTTATTGTGTGCGCCATGTCATTGAAGATATGATAGCCAAAGGGTATGGAAGGATTATAAATATTTCTTCAGTCAACGGACAACGCGGACAATTTGGACAAACAAATTATTCAGCTGCTAAAGCAGGGATGCATGGATTTACAAAATCGCTAGCTATGGAAGTTGCAAAAAAGGGGATTACTGTCAATACCATTTCACCGGGTTACATTGCCACGGATATGGTGATGGCCGTGCGAGAAGAAGTCCGCAATAAAATTGTCGAACAAATCCCCATGGGTAGATTGGGCGGTACCGAAGAAATTGCACATCTGGTTTCATTTCTTGCATCTGAAAAATCCGCTTACATTACAGGAGCGAATTATGCGATCAATGGTGGACAGCATGTTTATTAA